The region GAAATAAAAGGGGGAAACCAGACCCAGTGTGGAACTTCTCTTTAGAATTGACAGAAATGAGATAAAACTGCTCTTTGCATTGGAATAATCAAAACTAAAAGCTTGAGATAGTTTCAATATTGCAGTAGTATCTCTGAAATTCTACAGTTTGCAGATTGGTCTGAccttttctttccaacacttGGCATCAACATCTAAATGCAGGTTGTGATCTGCAGCCAATACAACAGCTGCATCCCTGAATAGTGATGCAGCTGTTGTAGTGACTCATGTCACAGACACCTGGTTCAAAGTCTGAATTTTCATGAATTTAAAAACTCAGCCTAAACTGACCTGGCAAAAAACATCTGAgtatttgtatgcatgtgtggatgcctatgtgcacacacaagcagagtAAGAAGTAACCAGTCTGGTGAAGCTCACAGCGGTCAGTATTTTTTGAGACGTCAGAGGAGCTGATTTCATGAATTGGTCATTTTTGGGAGCATTAGTTCAGTCAGAGACAGATTTAGAAAGAAAGGCCTTGTATTTTAAGGGAGCTATTTGAGCAGCAGTAAGGGTTAGGCTGATAAAACTAACCCCActttaacaaaaacatgttaacacTGGATCTTAGTAATCTATCTAATGATTCAACACAATAGCAGGAGGTCAGAGTGGTGAATGTATAAGTAGAGTAATACTGAGAAGTGTCAGGTTTGTATTCATACAGGTTGTACAACTTTACACCTGTATATCCTACTCATATAGGCTTTCATGCAGATAGTACACCTGTATGAATATGATTGGCTGTTACTAGTCAGCTGATAGCCCAGCAGCTGATGGCTGAGCCGCTGATGGTGAAGCATGAATGAAGCAGCGGATGCAAATCAATCAGATAATACAGGCATGACTTCAGAGATCTGCTTAATCCAAAGCCGTGCTCCATATAATGTTATCAAGCAAGTATCTTTTTATCGGCTTGTCGTCATTTTTAAGATGTTTTCTTCCTGCCACATTACATAATGTCACATAAATTTGCAAAGGCAGCTGCACAAATGAGCCATATTAAGTTGAATATCAATTAGCAGCTTGTGTCAGCTGTAATAGCAGTCTGACAGGCTGACTTTTCAGGGTTACATAACTCAACCTTCAAATGTACAAAAGAGGCCATAGAGGCAGTGTCTGAGAGTAAAAGTAAATTATGTAATGTGGCATGGGGATAAGTCTCCAGTCGTGACAAACTGTCATGGAATTTTGCTCAGCAATTTAAAGTCACCGCGGTGCCAAACAACATTTTTGTGAGTCTCTTGTTTGCACGTACGCACTAGCTTCCTGTCGCTGATAAGTGTTTTTGTCCTTGGGGGAATGATGCACCTTACAGCTGGCCCAAGCAAGGTCAAACCTCTCACTGTGTCCGTCCTTTCCACTCCCAGAAGTGCTGCTGCAGTAGTTATGGAATTTAGAGGACAAGGTATGCACAAGATAATTAGCCTACAGCACCTATTTAATTCTGGAGTAAACAAGACATCGgtgcagaaatgaaaagagagatcCAATGTgcaaaatgatgaaatgaaacgCAACTGTCAGGTTCACAGGCAAATGCATGTGCATTGATGGTGGGGAAGTGGGGGTGCTGGGACTAGAGGGAGTGATGCTATGTCTCTTGATGCGCCAATCACCGCTTAAAGATGCAAATATATTCAGCTCCTGAGTGACAGCTCATCATGTCATATGCTGTGAGACCTTCCCCCCAACATGtttttctgcctgtctctctctctcgctctctgtttttttttctgtctgcctgtctcccaAATCCTGTCTCCAACTCTTTCTGGGGAGCAAAGCAGCTTGTGTTGGACTCAGAATGAAAATAGAAGCAATCATTTATTCATCGATTGAAACATCAGAGGACTAAGAGGCAGTGAGGGAGTAGGAGCAACAAAGAGCGGGAAAGATAGACTGGCTGAAGGGTGAGGGAGAAGAAGCAGGGTGGTGGGGGTAAGTGAAGAGTGGggatcagaggaggagagacaattGTTGAGTGAACAAAAAGTGGACAGCTCTGCCTTAATATGAAGACATCACAgcatgcaaataaaagaaatgtcaaCTGATGGAAAAGAAACCCAGATCGGGGTCATTCCAGTTGAAAACGCGATTAAACTGTGACAGATAAAGCTTTGTACTTAAAAGGAAAATGCTCTGCAACCATTAAACCCTAAACGTATTTGATATCTAGTGATCATTTTCAAAATGCTGCCACACTGATTATCAAAGTGACATAAGCAAATGGTGAAAGTAAAAGCTGTAATAGTTCAGAAACTGTAGGAGGTTAGATGTGTTATGTAGTTTCAAAACCTGGAACTATTACTCAACAGCAGACTTGGCCACCACAGGCTACTGGTCGTACCAGACCAACTGAGGCTGTAGCGGCAAAACCCCTGGGTGTACTGAAGTGAGCAAGGatggttttttttattgcttatgAATTCAACCTCTCATTCATAAGAGGGGGAATGTGTTATCTCACAGCTCAAAAGATAACATAACCTCGCCTTAAGATTTGGCGGTCTGTAAATGCTTAATCTTTCCCCACAATGCAACAAAAGGACAGAGTGACCACCCTTTATAATCTTAATAAAGTATTGcccaaaaagcagaaaataagagCCTTAGTTGTGATGTAAAAGTGTGACCAGTCATGCACTAAGCGCGCTGTCACATGGCAGCTTGTAGCTTTTTAAGGCAACAATCCGTGCGTcagatttctctgttttattgaCACGAATCATTAACTATCTCATCTCAGATACAACACATGTCCAGCAAAGCGCAAAAAGAGTGGAAAGCTTTTGTCCTCAGCGAGGGTATACATTTAAACAGCATTATCCTTCACTagcagtgggggggggggggggggggggggtacatgACGTGAGACAGAATAatcctctaaaaaaaaacctctctctACTACAGGCGCGTGATGTGAATTGAAGATAGGAGGACCAGGTTCCCCGGATACAATACTTGATACattctgttggttttttttcttcagagagATGTGAGTTAGATAGATTCCTCCTACGCAgtccaaataaacaaatacagagaggcGAAACCAACAGTTACAGTGATACAagaacatttgaaaaataaaattattgcaaagaaacagaaataaaacaggaacgaaatagaaagaagcagaaaaaaagtaaatatagcAAATCCTCAAATCCCAAAGGTATCCTACCTTGTCCCCCCTCCCACCctaccatcttttttttttttttttttttaaatattatcaTACAGCAAAAGACATTCAGAAGAGCATACCGGAGTGATAGAAAACACTCATGCAAAGAAAGCCTTTTTCACACATAGTCACTAACACAGGAAAATCATCTCAAATAAGAGCGCTGTCAACAGTCAGTGCCTTCAGGTCTTTTAGTggatgttgttattgttgtttgctgtttctCTACAGACTTTTGATTTGCTACTGTACTTGATAAAAACGATATGACAGACTGCACCCATTAGGCTATCAAGTCTCCTGACTAGAATGACCTCCCACTTTTCTGTCTTGTCCATGAGACCTGGGGATCCAACAGTTTATTACCAACAGTCTTTGTTTCAGGACCCCCATTGACCAAAAGAAAAGTTCAGCTGGGAGGATTTCTGCAGAAGAACCAGAGCCACAGGAATGAGCTTAGGTTGATATTccattatataaaaaaaaggcgtgatgttcatgttttttttgttttttttttggcatctgtTCTTATTCTTTTACATCTGATATATAGTCTACTGTTACAATCATTTTCTATGTGGCAAACAATTAAagagtttcattccaaaataaaaatacttctAACAAAACAATGGCAGCTATTAAAATAAAGTCTACTATGGATAACTTTTAAAGTTAGAATTCATATGAAGTCTTTTATTTACAAAACAGTTCTGTTTTGATCTGTCATCTGTAACtgataaagcttttttttttttctataacaaATACATCACCTTTTGGAATGAAACCCTTCaattatagattttttttttcagtgttgtgtatATGCACATTCAATCCACTTTGCATTCACTGTTGATCCAGTCTCTCAGTAGAAGTTATTTGATATTATAAATAGAATGGTCTTGCCATTGAGTCTTTTTCTTTCGCAgatatatttttgtatataGGGAGATCTCTACACAGACAATATGTATTTATGTACGTAATCCATTTTCCGCGGTTACAGTTCCTCTGAGCGGATAACGTGGAACAGTGTGACATTGTAGAGGACCTGGTGACCATTGTTCCAAGCATAGAGGGCACGGTCACGCGGGTTGTAGTCCAGCATGGAGATGTGTGAGTACTTATTCTGGAAGGCTATGTCGATGTACTCGTAGGTAGAGGAGTTGGTGGAGTAGGCGTAGTAGACCTTTGTGCCTCCTGAGTAGCCGTTGGTGACATAGAGCGTGCCGCAGATCATAAAAGACTCCCCGGCGCTCCGTTTGGGGTGGTTGGTGGTCCAGCTCTTGATGATCTGCAGCGTGTTGGGGTTGAGCTTGCTGATGACAATATTGCCGGCGTTCTGGTTGGTGGCGTAGACGGCCCACAGGCCTCCCTCGTCCACCATTAGGTCAATGTCAGAGTGGCCACCCCAGGCGTAGTGATACGCATTATTGAAGCCGGCGTAGTCAAGCTGCCGGGACTTGCTGATGGAGGAGGTGCGGAAGTCGAACTTGATGATGACGTGGCTCTGGAATTTGTTGAAGTAGATGGAGCCGTTGTAGACCACCTGGCCTGTTCCCGACCACGGGTGGGGCAGCCGGTGGGACGTGAAGTTGTCCGACGTCATGAAGTCCTGCATCGACTTGTACTCCCGCACGAAGCGGTTGTTATGGTAACCATCCATGTACCAGACCTAAACATCACgacaagacaaagagagaaagaggaattaGGATCAAACACAGCAGTACTTCAGAGCTAGAAACCCTATCATCATCGTCGTTCGTCAGCGCGCCTTTGTGAATATCACAATCTTGTATGCAGATCACACACAGAATAGGCTAAATCAAATCACACTGTCAACAAGCATCCCAATTAAGTTAGCGCTGAGACTTCCTCAAGGAGCAGACGAAACAGAGATCCTGCAGCTTCTGAATACAAACAGTGTGGATGACAGCCGCAGGGTGGCATGAGCCGGGCCCCGCAGGGATAATGCCCATCATTCCAGATAAAAGGCCTGTCTCAGCTGCTTCGACCCAGCTTCCTGTTGGCCCCTGCAGTGGTGGGCAGAGAGCTCTCATCCCGGAGCCGCTGGAGGCTCAAACATTTCCTCAGTCTCAGTGGGACAGAGACACCTGAAGCCCTACTCCTACCTGCTTCCACGTGCTGCTGTGATTGACTTAAAAAAATTCACATCAAGGAAGCAGGTCTCGACGGGCCCAGAAAAATACCAAGGTAAGGAAAGCGAGAGATGAAAAGAAGTGGAGCAGGCCTGTCTGCTCCCGTCAATTACGCTCATTCTTCCTTCTCTGCTCTTTGATAACGCAGCACATCTTTCATGTGTTCTCTTCAGAATGTATTAGTTTCTACAAAAAAACCTTGTCTTTGCTGTGTCCTTAGTAGAATCTTAGTCAACAGAAAGTTTCACCcttgctgcttttttaaaatatacacattAAACAGCCTGTGTTGTCATGACAATTAACCCTCAGGAAGCAAAGTGTACATTTATACAGCTACTGAACTGCATGCTGCTGGTTCTtctcaagtctttttttttatcatttttcctCCCATGTGACATTGAGAGTTCTGTCTCTTATTAATGTGTCTCATAAAGCGGGTGCACAAAGAGCATGTCCATGCTTAGCAGACAAATAAACTTTCTTTATTTCCAGCGCCCTCCCTTGCTTGTCCGCTGGTGCAGCTTCCCGTTAGAACCATATAGATTTATCCCtggcatttcattttaatgtgtttcagtAATGAAAGCAGACCCATTTATTGAGCCAACAGAAGCCATGCGGCACAAAGGGAAATCAGATGCAATCTCAGCTGATAAAAGGACAGTGGCCAATTAACGCATGCTGTTACATTTCACAGTAAGAGTTGACCTTGATCATAGGTGAAGGTCATCATTAACTTCAAAGTCAGGCAAACTATATGTGTCTCTGAACAAGATGTGTTCCAAGTATTGGGgaaaaccagctgctggctgtagtttATAGATATAGTATAGTTAGCATAGTTGctatagatgtgtgtgtttttcatttcaacaaaagAAACCAAACTTCTAATGTTAAATGGTGTCTAAACTCAAACTGCCACACTGAATAAAGTAAAAGACCTAAACTGGTCAAATTATGATTGAAATTAGAAACTGATTGAAAAATAAGCAAAGAAATTAACGTAATCTTCACTGTCGACTTTTGGTACTGACAGTGGTTCAATTCAATATCATATTAGATGATGCTTCCCGCCGCTGTGTGGAGAAGTACATACCCGTGTGTCTCCTTCAGGTGCCAGAGGGTCAGTCATCCAGGAACCGAACCTGGATCCAGATGTCTTGATGGTGATGGGATCGCTGATGCCCGTCAGTTTGCCGCATGCTgcaaagaaagaagtgaaatgGGAACAACTCGAGTAACATCCATTTGGGCATTTAGACTAGTTCACAGTCCATTACAAGAGCTTcactttcatttactttaaatcTAAGTGAGTTTGCCTGAAGGATGAGGGAGTTGATGTCCAGCTTgttgctgtgtctctgccttttctctttgcGTGTGTTGTACAGGAGGTGCTTATTATTAAGTTCACACATGCTAATGCctgtttcactctctctgtgtggatgtgtgagaaaatgagaggaacAGGAAAGGGAGAGCCTCTGTGTATTCTGCTTCTGTGTGCGACTTGTAAGCTGCAGCAGTGTTAATTAGTTTTGACTGAGGTGTTAATGTGAATTTGACAAAACTAACACTGGGCTCCGTGTCCCTCGCGACCGAAAGCTGGTCAGAGTAATGTACCATTTCTAAtgagcacagacagaaatgagagaCAGGATTTTACCAAATAACAATACGTCTCATCAAGGTGTAGGCCATTTTACAGAGGGTATTTTGGCAAGACAAAGGTCAATTAGATGAATTTGATGAGTTAATCTTTCCCTACGAATGTAATGAATCGTTTTGATCTGCTAATTTAAAGAGTGAGACTGTGACGATGGCTCATTTTAGGTTTTCATTAGCATCTTTCTCTGTGAAGCGCTGCATCCATTAACCCCTCGCCGTaactcctcttctctcctctttctttatgTTCCCTATCATCTCCCTTGCTCTTCATCGCTGTGAAATGTCATCGTATTTCATAGTCATAAAATACAGATTTGGCTTTTGTTTCCCTCTCCTGGTCTCACAGTCATCTGTCTGGCTCCATGTTCTCATCTCATCCAACGTCTTTCACCTACACAATGAAACTTGTGGCTTTGCATATGTGTTGGAGCATTTGTGTTCCTCTATGTGCAACATATGTTGtgcctgtgactgtgtgtgcgcATCACACCTCAGCGGTGGctgagagacaaacacatggCCACATGAGCAGCATCTACTATTTCTAGTGGGGGGTTGAGTCTCTTACATAACCCTCAGTGGGATTACAGACCACAGTAATACACTGGccattgatttatttatttcttttctttaatcaTGCCTCTATCTTTAGATGACAACTACAACTGCGGGCTGCTGGGGAGCCCGCTGATGGATCTGCATTCTGGAGATGCACACAGGGTCTAATCCCCTATTGGCCTGAATTTGCCTGGGCCGAAGCAAAGGGCAGAGCAAATGGAAAACCTAATGGGAGCTGGAGCTGATTTAACAAAAGCACCATCAGCCTTTACCCCAAAGATTTAGATCAAACAGGAGgaatgtctgtttttaaagGATAATTTGGACACGGGTCTTATTGTGGTAGTTCTGGATATAATTCTTCATGGAACTGATATTATTGTGCTCACAATGGTGAGATCTGGGAAGGCTACAACAGTGGCAAGGCCAAAGTCTGGCAGGGGCAGTCAATCAGGCAGCTTGTAAACCTCAGGATTTAAACTACAATAATAACATCCAAGTTGTGATGAAACAATTATTCTTAACTAAAAACAAGACGGAGACGGAAaattaagacagagagagggtgaggttGTTTATAATGAGAGAAATATTGATTCAATGGCATGTGAACCTCAGTGTATTATTATGCCTGTAATTTTATTCTCTACAGAGGAAATGGAAGGTGAGAACAATGGTGGCAGGGCAAGCAGCAGAGGGCTTTGTGTGCAGCTATGACCTTCTTGTTCCATTCATCAGTATTTTGGTGTGAAGGGCCTAGATTTGCCTAAAGCCCTCTGTGCCTCCACATTGTTGGGGCATGACACAgggtgatttatttatttgattattgCCCAGCAAGCTGGCATGTCCTCTTGATCGATGGCCATTGTGTCTCAGCAGCCGCTGGGCTGTTAGTCTCTCTGGCACAAAACAGCTTGAAGGACAGCTCTGCGGGGACCCCAGTTACTCTCTTTCACTTTTCCGGCTCTCCTTCGCTTTATCACTTTCTCCTTCCCCTTGCAACCTTCTATCAGTTCCTCTCGTCGCTCTATTCATTATTCAGTACTTAAATTTCTCCTGCCCTCTCCATTtttcgctgttttttttttcctgttgttgttctACTGATGCTAATTTGGCTAGTGACCTTCGCAAGTTTAATCTCAATAACGGGAGTGTGCCggagtgtgtttgcgtgcactGTGCGTGAGTGCCTCCGCAGTCGAGTGAAGATGAAAGAAGTAGCCACCCTCTGTTCTGCCTGAGCCAGTCCCTCACCGGGCGACCTCGCCTTTATCTCGTCTgatctcatgcacacacacacactggagtaACTCCCACAGTTCTCTGCTCTCCTAGGCGGTCTGACCACAGATGTGAAGAGAGGCATGTGCATTGAACTGAGAGTGAAAGCATGGACGAAGCTCCTGCTCCAGTCTGGCAGGTAGTGAGAGGAGAGGTAACcagtgagaaaataattgtgtatgcacagatgaaaaaacagaatgacAGGAGTAGTAACCAGGGAGCTGAGATTAGGTGTCTGCCTATTGGACTCTGTATTCAATTCAATCACTGTGTCTCTACTAGTGTTGCATAAAAGAACAGTTGGCATTGGAACCAAAAGCTTTTCCCAATTTCTTTCTCTTATCTTGCACAGTGAATAATTTGAAACACAATATACCCTTGATGTGCGGCATGTAAGTGTCTCTGCTGCAATGTATCTTAGTCACTGTAGTGTGGGTGTGCATCTATTAGCACTGTGGGATGTGACAGAGGTGTGAAGAGACTGAGACAGGGGCTAAAAGCAAAGATAAGACTGTGATGGGAACTTGCAAGCTAAAGATGCTGTCAGTAGCTCTCTTCCTCTGTATGCCATCCACAATGTAAAACACCTCAAGCCTAATATCCCTAATTTCATCACAGGAAGCCAGTTTTGTGGGGCACTACCATAGATTCATGCAGAATTCTTcattaaaaagaacattttcatgTGTCCAAACAAGGTTAACGCATGGACCCTGTAGGACTGCCACTAAAAATCACATTCTTTATCGATGAATCTTCCGATTCCTTCAGAATGATTTGTTCTGTAAATGGTTTGAAAATTGCGAAAAAGGTCTAAATTCTCCAGACCCTGAGGCAAGATCTGCAGACACGTTGTCACTGAGGGGCTGgaacacacaaaatgtttggctttttgATTGATAAATGGTTTGGAACAATTTATAAAATTGGTTCCGATTGATTTTCTGTCAAAAGTGGTTTCAGCTCTAGTTTCTTGTTTCTTTGCAGAAGATCAGGATGTAAATCCAGCTCTATGAGTACATGCGTAACCCTCTCATGGACTTCATTATTGGTTAGCTTGGCAATGTAAGAGTAAACCAAAAGCATTGTTCCTTAGTGGGCAAGCACGTACAAATAAGTGTAAATGGCGGGTGTAACAATGTGTAACTGAGCGTATTTGAGTTTTAGATCATTGCAGCCACACATAATGTTTCTGTGATGTTCTGCATCATGTGAATATGCCTGAGCATCTTTCTTTCAGTCACAACATACTGTTTGTCAGTGggagtgtttgtgcatgcatgtgtctgaAACATGGTGCGTGCCAACAACTTTCTGTGCCTACCTAATTTTTGCATGCATGCTCGGAGTCTCTCCTCAAGATTTGACACTCTGTTGTGGAGCTCCTCGTAGTCATAGGCCCCCATCTCCTCCTGAAGTTCGCTTAGAACTGACGTCAGATTCTGGACCTCCTCCTTAAACTGCAATACCAATTTGGCATCGGCTTTGTACTCCTCCAACACTGGTATCAACGGTCTAAGCTCCTCCATTTTCGCTTTTATGGCCTGAAAGGATTAGAATAAGCTCGGTTGAGTGTCATGCGCGACAAAAGGAGTCCCGCTGtccataaaagaaaaagaaaagagaaaaaaaacacctgtctGACCTGACTACTCTGACACTATCCTGCCTCTCCACTGACATGAAGACCCCCTGTTTGTGTccatgttcagtgtttgtgtgtgatcagctgtgttttgtctgtgcaggtgtgtgtctgagcaaaCAAACCCGGAAAATATTCTCCACCCGCTGGACGAGCAGAGCAGGTGGCTCCGTCCCGGCAGTGACCAGCCGTTAAAAAGCAAGCCCTCGGTACACCGACAACAATTGGGAAAGCTCTTTATTGGTCATCATCGTTTAAAATGCAACATCGTATTAAGGGTTACATGCTTTTACATGTCACACACAACAAAGTGTCTCGAATTTTACGTCTATAGTTTTACGTATAGATTTGTTGAGTAACCAAATATGCATAGACAAAAGccaaggaaaataaaatgaataacagcaatcgataataataataataataataataataataataataataataataataataaatgtatttacttttgAAAAaagcttttagatggaaaactTTGACAGCAGTAACATGCAGGAAGAGATCAGTGGTGGGTTGGTTTGGGAGAGGGGTAGGGTTTCTTAGTCTTAATGGTGCTAA is a window of Toxotes jaculatrix isolate fToxJac2 chromosome 16, fToxJac2.pri, whole genome shotgun sequence DNA encoding:
- the olfm1b gene encoding olfactomedin 1b isoform X2, producing MQPASKLLTLILLIFMGTELTQVLPANPEESWQVYSSAQDSEGRCVCTVVAPQQSMCSRDARTKQLRQLLEKVQNMTQSIQVLDQRTQRDLQYVEKMEVQLRGLETKFRQVEENHKQNIAKQYKAIKAKMEELRPLIPVLEEYKADAKLVLQFKEEVQNLTSVLSELQEEMGAYDYEELHNRVSNLEERLRACMQKLACGKLTGISDPITIKTSGSRFGSWMTDPLAPEGDTRVWYMDGYHNNRFVREYKSMQDFMTSDNFTSHRLPHPWSGTGQVVYNGSIYFNKFQSHVIIKFDFRTSSISKSRQLDYAGFNNAYHYAWGGHSDIDLMVDEGGLWAVYATNQNAGNIVISKLNPNTLQIIKSWTTNHPKRSAGESFMICGTLYVTNGYSGGTKVYYAYSTNSSTYEYIDIAFQNKYSHISMLDYNPRDRALYAWNNGHQVLYNVTLFHVIRSEEL
- the olfm1b gene encoding olfactomedin 1b isoform X1; translated protein: MSVPLLKIGVVLSTMAMITNWMSQTLPSLVGLNTTKLTAAQGGYPDRSTGVLPANPEESWQVYSSAQDSEGRCVCTVVAPQQSMCSRDARTKQLRQLLEKVQNMTQSIQVLDQRTQRDLQYVEKMEVQLRGLETKFRQVEENHKQNIAKQYKAIKAKMEELRPLIPVLEEYKADAKLVLQFKEEVQNLTSVLSELQEEMGAYDYEELHNRVSNLEERLRACMQKLACGKLTGISDPITIKTSGSRFGSWMTDPLAPEGDTRVWYMDGYHNNRFVREYKSMQDFMTSDNFTSHRLPHPWSGTGQVVYNGSIYFNKFQSHVIIKFDFRTSSISKSRQLDYAGFNNAYHYAWGGHSDIDLMVDEGGLWAVYATNQNAGNIVISKLNPNTLQIIKSWTTNHPKRSAGESFMICGTLYVTNGYSGGTKVYYAYSTNSSTYEYIDIAFQNKYSHISMLDYNPRDRALYAWNNGHQVLYNVTLFHVIRSEEL